The proteins below come from a single Juglans regia cultivar Chandler chromosome 12, Walnut 2.0, whole genome shotgun sequence genomic window:
- the LOC108980588 gene encoding protein FAR1-RELATED SEQUENCE 5-like has product MHGYFGPVPAWSPAFLPYPDGTNNPSNIQQNVGYSFQFGMGPSRPFIARSSATSTEVGQEDRPDCLQTEVPCTSARVDEEILLDRSDERETDDGTTGTPQVVPSSDGDDIIEEPKSGMEFNLFEDLFSYYKLYGKKCGFGVMTQRSERSEDQSVRYVTLGCARGGKARIKSSNLANPRPTGKTDCKARINALRVEGKMRLTTVHNTHNHGLSPMKSRFFRCNREVSESVKRVLDTNDLAGIRLNKSYGSLVVGAGGFENLPFLEKDCHNYIDKARHLRLGADPRSRAAYQYFGDVVTFDTIYLTNRYGMPFAPFVGVNHHGQSILLGAGLISSEDTETFTWLFQTWLQCMDGIAPKAIITDQDRAMKNAIAIVFPETRHRLCLWHILKKVPEKLGSYAAYRSGLKTQLMKCVYDTQTIEDFEKCWAEFINTYDLNDNAWLNSLYAERENWTNLKEFVDQFDNALKKKIENENHAEFQSFSQVIPCISRSPIEKKFQELYTNAKFREVQQQVIGVLDLDLSLLTSDGLKKNYLAEDEVRIEEFTKMVTYSVDFSEEDCNAKCSCGLFQMRGILCRHILAVFKSNGIKTLPHWYILDRWRKDIKRRYTLNRTSYDAGDKRPNGNRYSILLNMCYGMITYAADSNEQFEDAKKRIQEMTECYREQTRNRSLTQTDSNAGYMTMDTTTVAGSQQVKSPLVVRGKGRPPSLRRASRMETNIRKVKAKQKKAQARGKAKQGDESSNVGDTLVIGRRRNLFGQSEVDITNPEQVQTVIDSSVIDSSGIQHQQTVMGFTAEQESMSMDVIRKAFQATEEGFMSLVTKQWSLKPQIAAVGSCALVGVICSGTLYIANLGDSRIEW; this is encoded by the exons ATGCACGGTTACTTTGGACCAGTGCCTGCATGGTCACCAGCTTTCTTGCCATATCCAGATGGAACCAATAATCCAAGCAACATTCAG caaAACGTTGGTTACTCATTTCAATTTGGGATGGGACCTTCGAGGCCATTTATCGCTAGAAGCTCTGCAACGAGTACAGAAGTTGGTCAAGAAGATAGACCTGATTGTCTACAAACTGAAGTGCCATGTACTTCTGCTAGAGTAGATgaagaaattttgttggatAGATCAGATGAACGGGAAACTGACGATGGCACTACCGGTACACCACAGGTAGTGCCATCGTCAGATGGTGATGATATCATTGAGGAACCAAAATCGGGGATGGAgttcaatttgtttgaagaTTTGTTCAGCTATTATAAGCTTTATGGTAAAAAATGTGGATTTGGGGTGATGACACAAAGGAGTGAAAGGTCAGAGGATCAGAGTGTGAGATATGTGACCCTCGGTTGTGCACGGGGAGGGAAGGCCCGAATTAAGAGTTCTAATCTCGCCAACCCACGTCCGACGGGAAAAACGGACTGTAAGGCAAGAATTAATGCCTTAAGAGTCGAGGGAAAGATGCGGTTGACAACAGTGCACAATACACATAATCATGGCCTCAGCCCAATGAAATCCCGCTTCTTTCGATGTAACAGAGAAGTGAGTGAGTCTGTTAAAAGAGTCCTAGACACAAACGACTTAGCTGGCATCCGATTGAATAAGAGTTACGGATCTCTTGTCGTTGGAGCGGGTGGCTTTGAGaacctcccatttttggaaaaggattGTCACAATTACATTGACAAAGCACGACATCTACGACTTGGtgcag ATCCACGTAGTCGGGCAGCCTACCAGTATTTTGGAGATGTAGTTACATTTGACACCATATACCTGACGAATAGGTATGGGATGccatttgcaccatttgttggtgtaaaccaccacgGCCAGTCGATTCTTTTGGGAGCTGGGTTGATTTCCAGTGAGGACACGGAGACCTTTACATGGTTATTCCAAACctggttgcagtgtatggatggtatagctCCAAAGGCTATTATTACCGATCAAGacagagcaatgaaaaatgcaattgctatTGTCTTCCCAGAAACTCGACATAGGTTATGCCTATGGCATATACTGAAGAAAGTTCCTGAGAAACTTGGGTCATATGCTGCATATAGAAGTGGGCTGAAAACTCAactgatgaaatgtgtgtacgACACACAAACTATtgaggattttgagaaatgttgggccGAGTTTATTAATACATATGACTTAAATGACAATGCATGGTTGAACAGTTTATATGCGGAGCGTGAGAATTGG acaaacttgaaggaaTTTGTCGACCAGTTTGACAACGcgctgaagaagaaaattgagaatgaaaatcatGCAGAATTTCAGTCATTTAGCCAGGTCATTCcctgcatatctagatctccaattgaaaagaaattCCAAGAGTTGTACACTAACGCAAAATTCAGGGAAGTTCAGCAGCAAGTAATAGGTGTGCTCGATTTGGATCTATCTCTACTTACATCAGATGGTTTAAAGAAGAATTATTTGGCAGAAGATGAAGTTCGTATTGAGGAGTTCACTAAAATGGTTACATATTCAGTGGATTTTAGTGAAGAAGACTGcaatgctaagtgttcatgtGGGTTATTTCAGATGAGGGGGATTCTGTGTAGGCATATTTTGGCCGTATTCAAATCTAACGGTATAAAAACATTGCCACACTGGTACATTCTAGAccgatggaggaaggacattAAGAGGAGATACACGTTAAACCGCACTAGCTATGATGCAGGGGATAAGAGGCCAAATGGTAATAGATATTCAATTCTGTTGAATATGTGTTATGGGATGATTACATATGCGGCGGATTCTAATGAGCAATTCGAAGATGCAAAGAAGAGGATACAAGAGATGACTGAATGTTATCGAGAGCAAACACGCAACAGATCTTTGACCCAAACAG ATTCGAATGCTGGTTATATGACAATGGACACAACTACAGTTGCTGGTTCACAACAAGTCAAGAGTCCACTTGTTGTCAGAGGGAAAGGAAGACCCCCATCTCTGAGaagagcatccaggatggagacaAACATACGAAAGGTGAAAGCCAAACAGAAGAAAGCTCAAGCCAGGGGGAAAGCCAAACAG GGAGATGAGAGTTCCAATGTTGGAGATACACTAGTCATTGGCAGGCGCAGGAATTTATTTGGGCAATCTGAAGTGGATATCACCAATCCTGAACAAGTACAG ACTGTTATAGACAGCTCTGTAATTGACAGTAGTGGAATCCAACACCAACAAACAGTGATGG gGTTCACTGCAGAGCAAGAATCAATGTCCATGGATGTGATACGGAAAGCATTTCAAGCAACAGAAGAGGGT